Part of the Triticum aestivum cultivar Chinese Spring chromosome 4D, IWGSC CS RefSeq v2.1, whole genome shotgun sequence genome is shown below.
ACCTACTCTAGTCCTCCGCTGAGGGGATCGCTATCTCAGTAGCGGCAGTCCAAATGTGGTTGCTGACAGCATTCCTTAGACAGGATCGAATCGTTTACCGGGAATTGAACGAACGAGCCCAGCCAATTTGAGTCATTCTTGGTGTAGATCGTTAATCTGGTGCCATTGGGATGTTCGGAAATTCATGATTGCCGAAGTTGTGAGTTCATAGTTGCATGATTTCTCTTAATTAGTGCGTGTCTTGGTTCTTTTAGTTTTCAATGCCGATTTGATGGGTTGGTCAAAAATGGATTTCGATGGGCTCTTGTGAGGGAGACTGGCTAGAGAATAATTGATTGTTTTGGTGTTGTCTTATGCTGTTTCCAGTTAGTTGGTGAGTTGGGGTCGCTTTGGTCCTGCGATGCGAGTCCTTACGCCAAAAAGTGGGGTCTTAATTTGTGTTTTGGCTTGTTGACAAGGTGCATTTGTGTCGTTTGCATAGGAATGCTAGGTCTAATATCTGTTGTAGACATGGAGATAATTGGTATTTAAGGAAAACTTTATGTTTCGGCAACGTGGAAGTTTTAACCTGTTACACAGTGAGGTTCTAATCACCATGTTGATGATACATCCAACAGAAACTGTTTGTAGCTCCCTTTGCAGTAAATTTTATTGCTCAAGAATACAGTTTCCTCATCTTTATCTGAGCCTACTGTGTAGTTTGATTTTGACATATATGCAGCATCAACTGGTAGTGATTTTGATAGTAGCAGAGCTGTTTACGCTGGCACAATGATAAGTTCAGGCAGAGTAAATCTTTCTTTCTCTCCTGTAGGATCTTACAAAAGTAACGGTTATCTTCTTATTTCATGCAATGGCGGTCTGAACCAAATGCGAGCTGCGGTTAGTAAtgaatgcaaactctctggtctTGTGTTACTGAAATGTTAGCTTTCATCTACAGCTATAGTGTCCACCTATGCTCTGCTAATGCTCCATGAAAGCTTCTCTTGTGCAGATCTGTGACATGGTAACTGTAGCACGCTATTTGAATCTGACCATGGTTGTACCTGAACTTGATAAGCAATCCTTCTGGGCTGATCCTAGGTGTGTGGTTCTCACACTTCCTTTCTGTGGTTGATTATGCAGTTAGAACTTGCAATTGCTGACTCGATGTATTTGTACTTTGCAGTGAttttggagatatatttgatgtgaATCATTTCATCTATTCTTTAAGAGATGAGGTGAAGGTTATCAGAGAACTCCCACAGAAGTTTAATGGGAAAGTTCCATTATCAATGCAACCAGTCAGCTGGTCTAGTGAGAAATACTATTTGAGACAGGTTAGAAGTAATCTTCCTCCAAGAGATAGATTTATACTTCTGTCCTATCCTCTGCTTGATTCTTACAGTCAGAGCTGTCTTCCTTCCAGATCTTGCCTCTTGTACGAAAGCACAAGGTTATACGTTTTAGCAGGACAGATTCTCGCCTTGCGAACAATGGCCTTCCTCTGAGGCTCCAAAAGCTTCGCTGCCATGTTAACTACAATGCATTAAGATTTACACCATCCATTGAGGCCCTAGGCAACAAGATGATATCGAGTCTCAGGAAAACTGGATCTTTTGTTGTGCTTCATCTGAGATATGAGATGGATATGCTCGCCTTCTCTGGCTGTACACACGGATGTTCTGGTCAAGAAACAGCAGAGCTCACGAGAATGAGGTTCCTTCGGCGATACAGCTTTTCAGTTAACCATTCTTTGTCCTCCCATACTTTGTATTGAATGTTCATTTTTGTCTGTTCTTTGGACCTCAGGTATGCATATCCCTGGTGGAAAGAAAAGGAAATAGACTCTGAGAAGAAAAGGCTCGAGGGACTCTGCCCGCTTACACCTGGGGAAACAACATTAGTGCTCAAAGCTCTTGGTTTCCCCAGGGACACTAGGATATATATTGCCTCAGGTGAAATCTATGGTGGTGAAAAAAGATTAGCTGCATTAAAGGCAGAGTTCCCTAACATCGTAAGCAGATCATAATTTAACATCCAGAATTTCTTGCTAACACTAAAATGATGCTTATCTGATATTCAAACTGTAGGTGCGTAAGGAGATGCTTTTATTTGAAGATGAGCTACACCTCTTCCAAAAACACTCGACTCAAATGGCAGCCCTGGACTATCTTGTTTCTGTCGCGAGTGATGTCTTTATTCCCAGTAATGATGGAAACATGGCTAAAGTTGTGGAAGGACACCGCAGGCATGTCTATTTCTGACCTTCCTAATATGAGCATATTTTCTTCTTGCCACCATGTGTATGTGTTATTATGACATGATTAGCTGGGTGGGAAGTCTAGTGTTGTACAGCTATCGTATGGATGTAGATGTTTGCTTTGAAGAATCGCAGCTATAATGAGCAAGAGTAAAATGAACACCCCTAGGTTAACTGAGAGGTGTATATGTTGCAAATGCAGGTTTATGGGCTTCCACAGGACTATACAGCTTGATAGGAAGAAGCTGGTTGAGCTTATAGATCTTTTTGAAGACCAGGAGCTGTCATGGAATGAATTCTGTACTGCTGTCAAGGAGCTACATGAGGGCCGAATGAGCCAGCCCACGAGAAGAAAAGTCATCGCAGGGCAGCCTAAGGAAGAAGACTACTTCTATGCAAACCCTTATGAGTGTCTTGGGCCTGCTAGAAAGAGAAGAGAAAAGCTAAAACATACCGAGACATAAACACTACACTTGGGTGCCCGATTGATCGGTATAGAAGGCTGAAGTTAAAAACGGTAACACGGTTTGACAGCCACATCTAGATGCCCATCCTAGTAACCTGATCAACTGACTGCAGTAGTGGCATAACAGTCTTCAGCAGCCACCTCATGTACCTAAGACATGCTCATATTTTTTAGCCGAGCCTCCACTCATGAAGTTGTAACATCATGAGCAACGTATAGCTTAGCAGAGTATTCTTCTGGATTGGATGATCCACACGGGGGGTGAAGGAGCCTATGCCACCCAGAGGCTTGATGAGGGTTTCCCAGTACTTCAGGATATCTGATGGTGCGGCCTTACTCAGCTGTAAGTGCATCATGTGAGTGAACTGTAATGTGTCGCACCAGATGCTATGTTGTAGTGTTAGATTGCAGCATTTGCTTTTGATGTACATGTGTTGAACTCCTCGAATGGAAAATGCACTGCATCTTTTTTGTAAGTGCAAATGACTGGCATGCCGATGCAAGGCATTCAGCTGATATGACACTATGGCATGCATGTTTTGTAGACGTACTACACAGGTGCCGCACACCATCTCAATTCTTGATTTGTGCCGGAATAGGAGGCTTCCCAGATCGATCTGAATGCTGACCGTCCGATCTGTTGGTCCAAGCTGACGCGTCGTGATCCTGTCCGTTCGTTCGCTCCAGTTATGATTCGGTGTGGTGCTCCTCTCGTTCGCCCCTCTCGTTTACAGGTGGGACCAGAAACGCCAACGTGGGTGCCTCTCCTCTCGCTGGGTGCATGTTTGGGTGTGGGTGGGTGCGGGCGCTTCACGTGTCGGGGGGAGGGAGTTGCGGTGTGGTGCTCCTCCCGTTCGCCCCTCTCGTTTACAGGTGGTACCAGAAGCGCCAACGTGGGTGGGTGGCTCTCCTCTCTCTGGGTGCATGTTTGGGTGTGGGTGGGTGCGGGCGCTTCacgcgtcggggggggggggggggggggggggggggcgactcgTCGACGTGCTCGGCCGTCGTTCGTCGGCAGGTACGGGGTGTGCCCCGCCGGTCGAGTTGGCTGTTTGTGATTCGTTCGAGCGGTTCGGTACTGTTCGGCGGCTTGGGGCATGGTGGGTGGGTCGTCTCCCTTATCCTGCGTCGTCGCCTGCCTCTTCTCCTCCTGTCCTCCTTTCGTTTCGTTTCGACTCGGTGCTCACTCCTCTCCGTGCTCCTGCGCTCTGGTCTGCGAGTCGTCGCTAGGGTTGGTCGCCGACGGGCTCCGATGGCGGCGCGCTGCCGTGACGCGGTTAAGGTGGTTCTCCTCTCGGTTCTTTGCTCTTTTCTCCGCTCGATCTATCGTGTATGACCAGTTTTGGATCTGGGGTGTGGGTTGGTTGCAGATCTGCTGTTCTCCTCTTTGCTGGGCCTGGATCCGCTGCACCGTTCTTCGATCTGCGGGTAAATTTTGCTTTTGTCCCGAGCCATGTGGTCTTCTTCAGCCGAGATTGCTTTTGTCCCGAGCCATGTGGTCTTCTTCAGCCGAGATGGGCTTTTGACGTTTCTGACGGCTGCTATGTTCTTTGCAGTTGCTCCTGCTTGGTCAGCaaacctgctcatcctcgtgtgCGTGCTGGTCTTCGCGTCTTGCTCCAAGGATCTGCAGGTCATTGCACTTTCCCTTTCTCTTTGTTGATAGGCCTTTTTGTGCCTTGTTTGACTCTTGTGCACATGTGTGCGTGTGCTAGTTGGCTCGTTGTGGTACGCCTGTCGGTCGGGTGTGTTCGTGTGCTGTTTTGCTCGCTGTGCTATGCCTGGCGTTAGGGTAGGTGTGCACGGTGACAGATCATGGTATTCTTGTGCTGTTGTGGCGAACCAGCGCGTGCCTTTGTTTCTGAGTGGATTTTAGTTGTTCTTGCTTTTGTCTTGTTTGCCTGGTGATAGGTGACAGGTGTGTGTCTTTTACTGCTTTTTTGGATCTTGCTACTCTGGATAGGTTCCTGGGGAATGGATGTTTGTTTTTACCAGTCCATTAGGTGCTTGGCTTTGTCTGGGTTCATAGGATTTGTTTGTTGGTGGTTTTCTACCAACTTTTGTTTCCTTTCGAATTTTGTCAGGTACCTGCCCTTTTACTTATCAGGGGGTTGGGGGAAGATCTGCTTTTGACTTACTTATCTTTAGCTTTGCTGGGTCCCTTGGTTAGTTTCTCTGTAGGGGATTTTTGTTTGTTTCATGTCCATGGATTTGGCCAGGTCTAGCTAGATCACTAAAGAGTTTGTTGTTTTGTATGTGGGGTTGTGTTCAGGAAGCCATGGATGCATGTTGGCATGTGCCTTTTGGGTTTGTCTAGGCATAGGTTCATGTTGGCATGTGCCTTTTGGGTTTGTCTGCTGCAATGTGTCCCATGTGGATCAACCTGCTGTGTCTGGATTCGTCCAATGGCCTTCTGAAAAAATGGAGAAGCATGGCATCTTCATGATCTTGTGTTGGGCAGTGTGGTCTAGCTGGGTTAATATGACTTGGTCCTGCCTTGTTTGAATTCATTGTTGTTTATGTTGAGCCTTGCTGAGGATTGTTTAGTTCATTGTTGTTTATGTTTAGCCCTGTTCAGGATTGTATAGCTCATCTCATTGATTTGGGGTTGGTATGGCTTGGTCCTGCCTTGCTTTTATGTCATTGTCGTTTGTGATTGGGAAGAGTGTTTGGTATGGGTTCGGTGGATTGTGTTTCCAGGTGTTTTTTAGGTCCACTTTcatatatgtttgttatgttgcCTCTTTGATTTGGGTTTTGCCTTTATTGATGGTTTGCCTGTCTTCTACTCTCTGTTTTGCAGGTTGTTTTGGTCTAGAGGTTATTTCTCCGAGCCGGCCGTGTTGATAGGCCCTGTAACGTGGTGGTGTTGTTGGTTGCTTCGCACGGTAAGCTATAACCAGATTGATTTCCTGTTGTTGGTTATAAGATTAATTTTCATGTCCTTCAGTATATATGCTCATGCG
Proteins encoded:
- the LOC123097587 gene encoding rhamnogalacturonan I rhamnosyltransferase 4, which encodes MAKQKAPLPVIRRRIGGVGLLRWAVRVASSIVLWTALLQLSTFFGLPLSPLRAARPSCIGNRNASATASAVTAVASDDVGDLAHPALPTRRSYKSNGYLLISCNGGLNQMRAAICDMVTVARYLNLTMVVPELDKQSFWADPSDFGDIFDVNHFIYSLRDEVKVIRELPQKFNGKVPLSMQPVSWSSEKYYLRQILPLVRKHKVIRFSRTDSRLANNGLPLRLQKLRCHVNYNALRFTPSIEALGNKMISSLRKTGSFVVLHLRYEMDMLAFSGCTHGCSGQETAELTRMRYAYPWWKEKEIDSEKKRLEGLCPLTPGETTLVLKALGFPRDTRIYIASGEIYGGEKRLAALKAEFPNIVRKEMLLFEDELHLFQKHSTQMAALDYLVSVASDVFIPSNDGNMAKVVEGHRRFMGFHRTIQLDRKKLVELIDLFEDQELSWNEFCTAVKELHEGRMSQPTRRKVIAGQPKEEDYFYANPYECLGPARKRREKLKHTET
- the LOC123097589 gene encoding uncharacterized protein encodes the protein MVGGSSPLSCVVACLFSSCPPFVSFRLGAHSSPCSCALVCESSLGLVADGLRWRRAAVTRLRSAVLLFAGPGSAAPFFDLRLLLLGQQTCSSSCACWSSRLAPRICRLFWSRGYFSEPAVLIGPVTWWCCWLLRTFYTALSSRNGDCHMLISLFG